In a genomic window of Nodosilinea sp. E11:
- a CDS encoding SLBB domain-containing protein: MTCHLLQAFSPLRPRLALALCCAPLIGLSGGFTTPSLATTMGAATAPSQPLNPSRPNLDQRALPFQPDPTSGPVYPLDAYRLTVGDIVYVIVANVPDYSGTFQVMPDGSLNLPVLGRVETWGKTLTEVEQAITEGYAASQILVEPRITVTLSQLSPLRIVVIGEVSRPGAYSLPPDKGRLPTVAMALDVAGGITQRTDLRAIQVRRVSPDNLQEATITVSLWDLLTQGARNQDIPLRDGDTIMVPQAEPVPIPTVRELARSSFSSGAIRVNIVGEIASPGVMEVAPDTSVSEALLLAGSFTRRSRQTEVQLLRLNPDGTVTQRSLPVNFANAINDETNPLLQDRDVILVGRNWSASVGDTMGTVLQPLNGVFSLFNLFLPFLLF; the protein is encoded by the coding sequence ATGACGTGTCATCTTCTCCAAGCTTTCTCACCGCTCCGGCCCAGGCTAGCCCTAGCGCTGTGCTGTGCTCCCCTGATCGGCCTCAGTGGCGGTTTCACGACCCCTAGCCTTGCCACCACCATGGGGGCCGCCACGGCCCCAAGCCAACCCCTCAACCCCAGCCGCCCCAACCTAGACCAGAGGGCACTGCCCTTTCAGCCCGACCCGACCAGTGGGCCGGTGTACCCCCTCGATGCCTACCGCCTGACCGTGGGCGACATTGTTTATGTGATCGTTGCCAATGTGCCCGACTACAGCGGCACCTTCCAGGTCATGCCCGATGGGTCTCTAAACCTACCGGTGCTCGGACGCGTGGAAACCTGGGGCAAGACTCTGACCGAAGTTGAGCAGGCCATTACTGAAGGCTATGCCGCCAGCCAAATCTTGGTGGAACCGCGCATCACCGTCACCCTGTCTCAGCTCAGCCCGCTGCGCATCGTGGTGATTGGCGAAGTTAGTCGGCCCGGTGCCTATTCTCTACCGCCCGATAAGGGGCGACTCCCCACCGTGGCTATGGCCCTAGATGTTGCTGGCGGCATTACCCAGCGAACCGATCTGCGAGCCATTCAGGTGCGGCGGGTGAGCCCCGACAACCTCCAGGAAGCGACTATCACCGTCAGCCTGTGGGACCTGCTCACCCAGGGAGCCCGCAATCAAGATATTCCCCTGCGAGATGGGGACACTATTATGGTGCCCCAGGCGGAGCCGGTCCCGATTCCCACGGTCCGTGAACTAGCCCGGTCTAGTTTTTCGAGCGGGGCGATTCGGGTCAATATCGTCGGCGAAATTGCCTCCCCCGGTGTGATGGAAGTGGCCCCAGACACCTCGGTCTCTGAAGCGCTGCTGCTAGCGGGCAGCTTTACCCGCCGATCGCGCCAGACAGAGGTACAACTGCTGCGGCTTAACCCCGATGGCACCGTCACCCAGCGATCGCTGCCGGTAAATTTTGCCAACGCCATCAATGACGAAACCAACCCGCTGCTGCAAGATCGCGACGTGATTTTAGTGGGTAGAAACTGGTCTGCCTCAGTGGGCGACACCATGGGCACGGTGCTGCAGCCCTTAAATGGTGTTTTTTCTCTCTTTAATTTGTTTTTGCCTTTCCTCCTGTTTTAA
- a CDS encoding exosortase/archaeosortase family protein, which produces MVTSFAGMRNPFFPTATVSRLRILPLVGLGLVGLHLALIMAVTGNVDQVVLSLLFWGAIATQVQPQLSLGQRRSPSAQIWGAGLLALLGLVAGPLYGTATAFVRLFPLFAFAGWSLLVRGWRGWCGWQVWALVVALSVPPRTLPLLLETVVGMPLRVTTAAIAAFGLHWLGFEVVQQGSFIQLPAGTVDVEFACTGAALLGLLMQISVLLAAITPGQRVGRLMGFSVAIAALLSVIRVAIMTVSVGDDAVFQFWHGSGGGQIFTLLALAILSYLGLGRSQQSNDGSD; this is translated from the coding sequence TTGGTTACCTCGTTTGCTGGCATGCGCAATCCATTCTTTCCGACTGCGACTGTTTCTAGACTGCGTATTCTGCCGCTGGTTGGCCTGGGGCTGGTTGGCCTGCATCTGGCTCTAATTATGGCGGTGACGGGGAACGTAGATCAGGTGGTGCTCAGCCTGCTGTTTTGGGGGGCGATCGCAACTCAGGTGCAGCCGCAGTTATCGCTTGGCCAGCGGCGATCGCCTTCAGCCCAAATCTGGGGGGCAGGGTTGCTCGCGCTGCTCGGCCTGGTGGCAGGGCCACTTTACGGCACAGCCACGGCCTTTGTGCGCTTGTTTCCGCTGTTTGCCTTTGCCGGTTGGTCGCTGCTGGTGCGGGGGTGGCGGGGGTGGTGTGGGTGGCAGGTTTGGGCGTTGGTAGTGGCGCTGTCGGTGCCGCCTAGGACCTTGCCGCTGCTACTAGAAACGGTTGTGGGGATGCCCCTGCGGGTAACAACGGCAGCGATCGCGGCGTTTGGGCTCCACTGGTTAGGGTTTGAGGTGGTGCAGCAGGGCAGTTTTATTCAGTTGCCCGCAGGCACCGTAGATGTAGAGTTTGCCTGCACGGGGGCGGCACTTTTGGGCCTGTTGATGCAGATTTCGGTGTTGTTAGCCGCTATTACCCCTGGGCAGAGAGTGGGCCGGTTGATGGGCTTCTCCGTGGCGATCGCCGCCTTGCTCAGCGTTATTCGCGTGGCCATTATGACCGTATCGGTAGGCGATGATGCTGTGTTTCAGTTTTGGCACGGCTCAGGCGGGGGACAGATTTTCACTTTACTGGCCCTGGCGATTCTGAGCTATTTAGGTCTGGGGCGATCGCAGCAGAGCAATGATGGGTCTGATTAG
- a CDS encoding HpsJ family protein: MASSARSNALPREIPPRERLEEIAPPAEASAQPMATGYLFRLARVLGYGLLLISFIDFLYVLIPAKFMDPVWEYQFVGNLIKLVPIPLLALALVFAGDGVERQEIEWPLLKFFSWLTLILSIILFFLIPLTVANTLRIHQFNNEQISTQVNQQRQQIESNQVELQQATPQQLLNLLSSPNAALSPEDARAQILNNLNQAKEQADTRAEQARANVKQNLIKNSLKLVSESFLGSFLFLYAWLISGWARRGKGTLTTADQPQHNPATAFGRRVSRMLGRRPKRMQHRIR; encoded by the coding sequence ATGGCTTCATCTGCTAGGTCAAATGCTCTGCCGAGAGAAATTCCACCCAGAGAGAGGTTGGAAGAGATCGCCCCACCCGCTGAGGCTAGCGCCCAACCGATGGCGACGGGCTACTTATTTCGCCTCGCCCGAGTGCTGGGCTATGGTCTACTGCTGATATCGTTCATTGATTTTCTCTATGTATTGATACCGGCGAAATTTATGGATCCGGTGTGGGAATACCAGTTTGTCGGGAACTTGATTAAGCTGGTGCCGATTCCCTTGCTGGCGTTGGCGTTGGTCTTTGCCGGGGATGGGGTTGAGCGGCAGGAGATTGAATGGCCCCTGCTCAAGTTTTTCTCTTGGCTGACCCTTATTTTGAGCATAATTTTGTTTTTCCTGATTCCCTTAACGGTGGCGAACACGCTGCGGATTCATCAATTTAATAATGAGCAGATTAGTACTCAGGTAAACCAGCAGCGTCAGCAGATTGAATCCAATCAGGTCGAGCTGCAACAGGCTACTCCTCAGCAGTTGCTAAACCTACTTTCCTCTCCCAATGCGGCCCTTAGTCCAGAAGATGCCCGTGCCCAAATTTTGAATAACCTCAACCAAGCTAAGGAACAGGCTGACACTAGGGCTGAACAAGCCCGTGCCAATGTGAAGCAAAATCTGATTAAAAACAGTCTGAAGCTGGTTTCAGAAAGCTTTTTGGGCAGCTTTTTGTTCCTCTATGCCTGGTTGATCAGCGGTTGGGCGAGACGGGGTAAGGGCACCTTGACAACCGCTGATCAACCTCAGCACAATCCGGCCACCGCTTTTGGCCGCCGCGTCAGCCGCATGCTGGGCCGCCGCCCCAAGCGCATGCAGCATCGAATTCGTTAA
- a CDS encoding PAS domain S-box protein codes for MKILFLESAGWDGAALSQAIAALNWPSPLTIQIASPAAIAANALATYDVVFLPLETATKIVTVAPLALGEKTPYWVVLANGNALDSLAPEMPPYGWDYLTQDTVAQHRLPLALTRILNAAQREQQLQALASENHLLKTASNLVPNQIFMQDPEGRYCLVNREAKAHNATPEALPLGFTGVSVDISDRRRLEAEPTHPPSFLARQQEILELIALGTPLPEVLDRLIKNLESQTEGMVGSVLLLHDHRLWHGAAPSLPDQYQQAINGMAIGPQEGSCGTTAHRKKPAIVTDIATDPLWENYRHLALPHGLRACWSVPIVSRTGRVLGTFAQYYQTPRAPSAQDWDLINAAVKLASLAIEQQRSDEALRESEARFRAIFEQATVGICQVSLEGRFLRVNQQFCRFLGYTRKELLTHTFQEVTYPDDLGTSLKGYRHLLMQKFSTFTLEQRYIRKDRTVVWGSVSATLMQDGSQSNPCFIAVVEDITARKQAEMALQNLVEGAAAVTGQDFFPALAAYLATALQIRYVIISKQLGETYTSHAFWADGHIRPKISGRLANTPCGVAIREGFFACSQNLQQQFPDYGLLKELGAEAYIGVRLTNSTGDSIGSLCILDDKPIEHLQRASNILRVFAARVSAELDRQAATDALQQFNQTLESQVEARTAELQQTNGQLQQSLAERQLLVALVENSTSFIITATPAGQITYLNRAGRQLVGLAETTDISRYTVADFHFPADWPKLAKTVLPPLRRGGTWQGEVNLRHFQTGAALPMTHNAFAINHAQTGEPIAFAGILRDITDLKQKEAQLEQLSQRLTLAVQSGRFGIWEYGTAQNRLLWDDRMCELYGIASADFRGTLADWEQRVHPEDLAQAQAVSDRAVRGECLYDTEFRVVHPNGDIRHLKAYAFYERNDTGEVTRAIGVNFDITDRKRAEAALRESESRYRRLMDGASDAIIMASSDGRVVDVNQKALTLLGYSYDELLGMHVFQLHPPELLEQDRANFTDLITHEHSPPMLTQVLRKDGQRRPVEITAAIIEINSQPMAQSIFRDISDRQQAEREMQQLRERLQFLLSASPAIIYTCEPSGQFSCTYISENVERILGYTPAEWLAQPGFWVRCLHPDDAEQVLTALEMLFNFGTYAHEYRLRHKTGHYYWVHDELRLIRDPQGNPVEIVGYVADVSGRKQAELALQQLNEDLESVVHQRTTELRDQANLLETILNSMGDGVLVANQAGEIILYNPAGQQITQIEQLPHADPAVWQTHWGLFLPDNQPCPLDQIPLWRALQGESFDRTEVIVRHQHCPEGRYLEVSGRPLKDDAQQLIGGLAVFRDVSDRKRSEDQLRYNSLHDSLTDLPNRYFLTQHLDQMIVQGHHAEQAGFAVLYLDLDHFKVINDSLGHAVGDQVLVQIARQLEALLPPAGLAARLGGDEFVVVLPPVTEAQSPTAIAQQILQMFQQPLAIGEREIFVKTSIGLVVGLTPYQTAAEILRDADIALYQAKGQGRNQYALFNEAMHIHALERLQLEHDLRNALVNEELVVYYQPIIDIQRHCVSGFEALVRWQHPTRGFVTPDKFIPLAEETGLIAPLDRWVLQTACRQLVAWQQQFPDYGDLTISTNLVVTDLIYPDLLSSIDRILIDTGLDGRHLILEITESMLIEQLQPMAQVLEKLQSRGIRISIDDFGTGYSSLSYLHQLPVNAFKIDRSFVTQMESSDKNAEIVKTIITLSKRLGLKIIAEGVETDAQLQYLKALNCDRAQGYLFAPPLPAAAAADFLTHFRDRFVN; via the coding sequence ATGAAAATTCTTTTTTTAGAAAGTGCTGGCTGGGATGGGGCGGCATTGAGTCAGGCGATCGCGGCCTTAAACTGGCCCTCACCCCTCACCATTCAAATAGCCAGTCCAGCTGCGATCGCCGCCAACGCCCTAGCCACCTACGACGTTGTTTTTTTGCCCCTAGAGACAGCAACCAAAATAGTTACAGTGGCCCCTCTAGCCCTGGGAGAAAAGACCCCCTACTGGGTTGTCTTAGCCAACGGCAACGCCCTAGACAGCCTTGCCCCAGAGATGCCACCCTACGGATGGGACTACCTAACGCAAGACACGGTAGCCCAGCATCGCTTACCCCTGGCCTTAACGCGAATTTTAAATGCAGCCCAACGGGAACAGCAATTACAGGCGTTAGCCAGCGAAAATCATTTGCTCAAGACCGCTAGTAATCTGGTGCCCAATCAGATTTTTATGCAAGATCCGGAGGGGCGCTACTGCCTGGTCAACCGAGAGGCCAAAGCCCACAACGCCACCCCTGAAGCCCTGCCGCTTGGGTTTACTGGCGTCAGCGTTGATATCAGCGATCGCAGACGCCTTGAAGCAGAACCCACCCACCCACCCAGTTTCCTGGCCAGACAGCAAGAAATACTTGAACTGATCGCCCTGGGAACGCCACTACCAGAGGTGCTTGACCGCCTGATAAAAAATTTAGAATCCCAAACCGAGGGCATGGTGGGCTCGGTGCTACTGCTGCATGATCACCGGCTCTGGCATGGCGCTGCACCCAGCTTGCCAGACCAGTACCAGCAGGCCATCAACGGCATGGCGATCGGTCCCCAGGAAGGGTCTTGCGGCACCACCGCCCACCGCAAAAAACCTGCCATTGTGACCGACATTGCCACCGACCCCCTGTGGGAAAACTATCGACATCTGGCCTTACCCCACGGGTTAAGAGCCTGCTGGTCAGTGCCGATCGTCTCCCGCACCGGCCGAGTGCTGGGCACCTTTGCCCAGTATTACCAAACCCCGCGCGCACCCAGTGCCCAAGACTGGGATCTAATTAACGCCGCCGTTAAGCTGGCCAGTCTGGCCATTGAGCAGCAGCGCAGCGACGAAGCCCTGCGGGAAAGCGAAGCGCGCTTTAGGGCCATTTTTGAGCAGGCGACAGTTGGCATCTGTCAGGTTTCCTTGGAAGGTCGGTTTTTGCGAGTAAACCAGCAGTTTTGCCGGTTTTTAGGCTACACCAGGAAGGAATTGTTAACTCACACCTTTCAAGAGGTGACCTACCCAGACGATTTAGGCACCTCTCTGAAGGGTTATCGCCATCTGCTCATGCAAAAGTTCTCGACGTTTACCCTAGAGCAACGCTACATCCGCAAAGATAGAACCGTTGTTTGGGGCAGCGTGAGCGCCACACTCATGCAAGATGGCAGCCAATCAAACCCCTGCTTTATTGCCGTCGTCGAAGATATTACCGCTCGCAAACAGGCCGAAATGGCCTTGCAGAACTTGGTTGAAGGTGCTGCCGCTGTCACCGGGCAAGACTTTTTCCCGGCTCTGGCGGCCTATCTGGCCACGGCCTTGCAAATTCGCTATGTCATCATCTCCAAACAGCTGGGGGAAACCTACACGTCCCATGCCTTTTGGGCCGATGGCCACATTCGGCCCAAAATTTCTGGCCGTTTAGCCAACACCCCTTGCGGTGTAGCAATTCGTGAAGGCTTTTTTGCCTGCTCCCAAAACCTACAGCAGCAGTTCCCCGACTATGGGTTGCTAAAAGAGCTGGGGGCAGAAGCCTATATTGGCGTCAGGCTGACCAATTCAACCGGCGACAGTATCGGGAGCCTGTGCATTTTGGATGATAAGCCGATCGAGCATCTGCAACGGGCTTCGAACATCTTGCGAGTGTTTGCGGCTAGGGTAAGTGCCGAGCTCGATCGCCAGGCCGCCACCGATGCTCTCCAGCAGTTCAACCAAACCCTAGAAAGCCAGGTCGAAGCCCGCACCGCCGAACTCCAGCAGACCAACGGCCAGCTTCAGCAGTCTCTGGCCGAACGGCAACTGCTGGTGGCCTTGGTGGAAAACAGCACCAGTTTTATCATCACTGCCACCCCAGCCGGTCAGATCACCTACCTCAACCGGGCCGGGCGGCAGCTGGTGGGCTTGGCAGAAACCACGGATATCTCCCGCTACACCGTGGCTGACTTTCATTTCCCCGCCGACTGGCCCAAGCTAGCAAAGACGGTACTGCCGCCCCTACGACGAGGTGGAACCTGGCAGGGCGAAGTTAACCTGCGGCATTTTCAGACCGGGGCGGCGCTGCCTATGACACACAACGCCTTTGCCATCAACCATGCCCAAACCGGCGAACCCATAGCCTTCGCTGGCATTCTGCGCGACATCACCGACCTCAAACAAAAAGAAGCCCAGCTCGAACAACTCTCCCAGCGTCTTACCCTGGCTGTGCAGTCGGGCCGGTTTGGCATTTGGGAGTACGGCACGGCCCAAAACCGGCTGCTGTGGGACGATCGCATGTGCGAACTCTACGGCATTGCCTCCGCCGACTTTAGGGGTACTCTCGCAGACTGGGAGCAGCGGGTTCACCCCGAGGATCTAGCCCAGGCCCAGGCGGTATCCGATCGGGCGGTCAGGGGAGAATGCCTCTACGATACTGAATTTCGGGTTGTGCACCCCAATGGAGACATCCGCCATCTGAAGGCCTATGCCTTCTATGAGCGTAACGACACAGGAGAGGTGACTCGGGCCATTGGCGTCAATTTTGACATTACCGATCGCAAACGAGCCGAAGCGGCGCTGCGGGAGAGTGAATCCCGGTATCGCCGCCTGATGGATGGAGCCAGTGACGCCATTATCATGGCCAGCAGCGACGGCAGGGTGGTGGACGTAAACCAAAAAGCGCTGACCCTGCTGGGCTATAGCTACGACGAACTGTTGGGCATGCACGTCTTCCAGCTGCATCCGCCCGAATTGCTGGAGCAAGATAGGGCTAACTTTACTGATCTCATCACGCACGAGCATTCTCCCCCCATGCTCACCCAGGTGCTCCGCAAAGATGGCCAGCGGCGGCCCGTAGAAATTACCGCTGCGATCATCGAAATCAACAGCCAGCCCATGGCCCAGAGCATTTTTCGAGACATTAGCGATCGCCAGCAGGCAGAGCGCGAAATGCAGCAGCTGCGGGAGCGCCTTCAGTTTTTGCTGTCGGCCAGCCCAGCGATCATTTACACCTGTGAGCCTTCCGGCCAGTTCTCCTGCACCTACATCAGCGAAAATGTTGAGCGAATTTTGGGCTATACCCCAGCCGAATGGCTGGCTCAACCTGGGTTTTGGGTCCGCTGCCTGCACCCAGACGACGCTGAGCAGGTTTTGACGGCGCTAGAGATGCTGTTTAACTTCGGCACCTACGCCCATGAATATCGTCTGCGGCACAAGACCGGCCACTACTACTGGGTCCACGACGAACTCAGACTGATCCGCGATCCTCAGGGCAATCCGGTCGAAATAGTGGGATACGTCGCCGATGTCAGCGGTCGCAAACAGGCCGAACTCGCGCTGCAACAGCTCAACGAAGATCTGGAGTCGGTGGTACACCAGCGCACCACCGAACTGCGTGACCAGGCCAACCTGCTGGAGACCATCCTCAACAGCATGGGCGATGGGGTGCTGGTGGCGAACCAGGCCGGTGAGATCATTCTCTATAACCCAGCGGGCCAGCAGATCACCCAAATTGAACAGCTTCCCCATGCAGATCCGGCGGTTTGGCAAACCCACTGGGGCCTCTTTTTGCCCGACAACCAGCCCTGCCCCCTCGATCAAATTCCGCTATGGCGGGCGCTACAAGGAGAATCCTTTGACCGCACCGAAGTTATTGTGCGCCATCAGCACTGCCCTGAGGGACGCTACCTAGAGGTTTCGGGTCGCCCCCTAAAAGACGATGCCCAGCAATTGATCGGCGGACTGGCGGTTTTTCGCGATGTCAGCGATCGAAAACGGAGCGAAGACCAGCTGCGCTACAACAGCCTGCACGACAGCCTAACCGACTTACCCAACCGCTACTTTTTGACCCAGCACCTCGACCAGATGATCGTGCAGGGGCACCATGCTGAGCAGGCCGGGTTTGCCGTGCTATATCTCGACCTCGACCACTTCAAGGTGATCAACGACAGCCTCGGCCACGCCGTCGGCGATCAGGTGTTGGTGCAAATTGCCCGCCAGCTAGAAGCGCTGCTCCCCCCAGCAGGCCTAGCGGCCCGTCTGGGCGGGGATGAATTTGTCGTGGTGCTGCCGCCTGTAACCGAGGCCCAGTCGCCGACGGCGATCGCCCAGCAGATCTTGCAGATGTTTCAGCAGCCTTTGGCGATTGGCGAACGAGAAATATTTGTCAAAACCAGCATTGGCCTGGTAGTGGGGCTCACGCCCTACCAGACCGCCGCCGAAATTCTCCGCGATGCCGATATTGCCCTGTACCAGGCCAAAGGTCAGGGCAGAAATCAGTATGCCCTGTTTAATGAAGCCATGCATATCCATGCCCTGGAGCGTTTGCAGCTAGAGCACGACCTGCGCAACGCCCTGGTCAACGAAGAGCTGGTGGTCTACTACCAGCCCATCATCGACATCCAACGCCATTGCGTCAGTGGATTCGAAGCCCTGGTGCGCTGGCAACACCCAACTCGGGGGTTTGTCACGCCCGATAAATTTATTCCCCTGGCGGAAGAAACCGGTTTGATTGCCCCCCTAGACCGCTGGGTGCTACAGACGGCCTGCCGTCAGCTGGTAGCCTGGCAACAGCAATTTCCCGACTACGGCGACTTGACCATCAGCACCAATCTGGTGGTTACCGATTTGATTTACCCCGATCTACTGAGCAGCATCGATCGCATTCTGATCGACACTGGGCTCGACGGGCGACACCTAATTTTAGAGATTACAGAAAGTATGCTGATCGAGCAGCTGCAACCCATGGCCCAGGTGCTAGAAAAGCTCCAGAGCCGAGGCATTCGCATCAGCATTGACGACTTTGGCACGGGCTACTCGTCGCTCAGCTACCTTCACCAGCTGCCGGTCAACGCGTTTAAGATCGATCGCTCCTTCGTCACGCAGATGGAATCCAGCGACAAAAATGCCGAAATCGTTAAAACGATCATTACCCTCAGTAAGCGCTTGGGCTTAAAGATCATTGCCGAAGGCGTAGAGACAGACGCCCAGCTGCAATACCTCAAGGCGTTGAACTGCGATCGCGCCCAGGGGTACCTGTTTGCGCCGCCGCTGCCCGCCGCCGCTGCCGCCGACTTTTTGACCCATTTCAGGGACAGATTTGTGAATTAG
- a CDS encoding YdcF family protein — protein MSAVSPSVYRQSPSLWQRWKRFFWRCLLSSTCLLLLYGPVNLAIAHWLWPQPDGILILGGQPDREGVAARLAKVQPDLPLWSSSGLGPDQAYPIFDALGVSRDRITFDYRAVDTVSNFTTLVKTFQQQNRHHLYLITSDYHMPRARAIATIILGSHHIAFTPVAAPSTQPAESPFRIGRDMVRSWLWLTTGWSGAAIRNG, from the coding sequence ATGTCGGCTGTTAGTCCCTCTGTGTATCGGCAAAGCCCTAGTCTGTGGCAGCGCTGGAAACGCTTTTTCTGGCGGTGTCTACTCAGCAGCACCTGCCTGCTGTTGCTATACGGGCCAGTCAACCTGGCGATCGCCCACTGGCTATGGCCCCAGCCCGACGGCATCCTAATTTTGGGTGGTCAGCCCGATCGCGAAGGGGTTGCGGCTCGCCTAGCCAAAGTTCAGCCCGATCTACCGCTCTGGTCATCGTCCGGATTAGGCCCCGATCAGGCCTATCCCATCTTTGATGCGCTTGGGGTTAGCCGCGATCGCATCACCTTCGACTACAGAGCAGTCGATACTGTCTCCAACTTCACCACTTTGGTGAAAACCTTTCAGCAGCAAAACCGGCATCACCTCTACCTGATCACCTCCGACTACCACATGCCCCGCGCCCGTGCGATCGCCACCATCATCCTGGGCAGCCACCATATCGCGTTTACCCCCGTTGCAGCCCCTTCTACCCAGCCCGCCGAATCGCCCTTTCGCATTGGCCGCGACATGGTGCGCTCCTGGCTCTGGCTCACCACCGGCTGGAGCGGTGCAGCGATCCGCAACGGTTGA